A window of Aythya fuligula isolate bAytFul2 chromosome 12, bAytFul2.pri, whole genome shotgun sequence genomic DNA:
ACGGGGCTTATCTCTGTTACAGATTCCACAGAGACAGCCACAATACCTTAACCAACGTGTTGTTTAAATTGTGGGACTTTTTGAATACTTCACATATCGGAGGAACATATGAAATATGCATGCCCCGTTGTTCCTGCCCTTAGAAATGCAAATACTGAAATTCAAATGATTTGTATAAGGACTCCAACGGTTTGGCAAAGAGCAGTAAAGCTGCTCACAGattgcattagaaaaaaataaagcatttacaGGAATATGTCGTTTGCCATAGGCCCTTACAGCTCAAGCCGACTAGCGCTGTTGAAGGTTTAATTATGCATGTTTGCAAGGTGCCAAACATTTGTCATTTGTGTGGATGCTTCCCCATTAAACAGTGCTTTGTgtcaatgttttatttacattttaactaaaaataaaagctgtttttcataaTCCGTTCCCTTGCAGCCTTTCTCTGTTCTGAACCATAATGCGCTCTGTTGCAGGTGCAGAGTGATAACATTGTGACACATCTATTTTGTGACGGTTTTCCATCCCTCTGTGGCACAATCTGAagcaagaatatatatatatatatttctctctgGCTCTCTGCCTATTGTATGTGGTTAACTTTAATACTTGCTCCTTGAATATTAACTGAAGCAATGGCgatatactgaaataaatttctgaaCCTTGTTGTCTGTGGTACCTTCTGCTTTTTAGATCCTGCCCTTCTACTCTTGATGCCCGATGAcagcaataaaacaataatttgcTATTGTGCCCAGTctcagaaaaaggaaactgCGTAAAAGCTAGGaagctttttaagaaaaatgaaacattaagcCACTAAAGACTTTTGAAGGATAGATAGAAACATGAAGATAAGGGCAGAGCAAATGTCCCCTAAAAGACGCTATAATCCCAATGAGAAATTGTAGGACTGTCAGCGGCCAGGcactcagaaaatgaaagtgtgGAAGCAGAGAGCCCCAAAGCAAGAGCATCGGCACTTCAACCTTTCCTTAGAGACTGGATTTAATCTAGAGCAGGGAAATGAGATGAGGAATAAAGGGACCTATTGTGCAGCCTGCTAAAAGCCCTCAAAAACACGGCTTCCAGAAACGGCACCTGCAAAGGAGGCTGCCAGGCTGCCCTCTGCCAGTCTTGCTGCTGGCTTGTCCAAAGAGCGCTGCCAAGCCCTTTCCATGCCCATCGCCTGGAGCTGGCAATGAACACCCACAGAAGCCGAAAGCCGAGCGAAACCGGGCCAAAAACCCTAAACCAGCCACTGATATCCCGAGGGACATCAGGGAACGGCCTCAACCTCCACCCGCAGAGCCGAGCCGCCCAAAGCGCCCTCAGCGCCGGCTCCGAGGCGGGGTTTGGCGGCGGCCGGAGCCGGCGCTGCCCCTGCGGGCGAGGCCCTGCTGCGGCTCCCAGCCCGGCTCCGAGCACCCCGGGCCGGCTCCAAGACCTTTATCCCGGCTCTGAGGCCCCTATCCCGGCTCCGGGACTCCCTGGCCCGGCTCGGGATCCCCCCCAGGCCGGCCCCGCGATGCCGGTGCTGCTGGCGCTGCTGGCGGCCGCGCTGCTGGCGCTTCTCGGGGCGCTGAGGGCGGCCGGTCCCGGAGCTCGGGTCCCGCTGAAGCGCTGGGCTCTGGCCGGGCTCCTGCTCTTCCACGGAGCCTGGCGGCACAGGGTGGTCGCCGGAGGGACCGAGGAGCCCCGCAGGCCGCGCCTGATCTGGCCCGACCCCCATGTGAGTGTCCTGCAGCGTCCCTGGCACTCCTTTCACCAGCACCCCCTTCCCTGGCACCCCTTTCCTTGGCACCCCTTTCCCTGACACCCCTTTCCCTGGCACCCTTTTCCCTGGCACCCCTTTCCTTGGCACCCCTTTCCTTGGCACCCCTTTCCTTGGCACTCCTTTCCTTGGCACCCCCTTTTCTTCGCACCCCATCTCCCCAGCACCCCTGTCCCGCTGTGaccccatccccagcaccaccatcccctccatcccctGGGATGCACATGCCCACAGGACTCCCATTCCCCCTGGACACAGACCCCCAGGACCTCCATGTGCAGGACCCACACCCCTCTGCATCCCCTgcaccccagcacctccaggacCTGCAtccccaggagcccccagcccctgcatcCTGATGCTGGGCATCCCTCACCGCCTGACCCACATCCTTCTTCTCTGCTCAACACATCCCTGGGCGGGCACCTTGACtgtcctttgctgtttttttccaaaaggaaacCTTCCAGAAGGAAGTTTTTTCCAGATCACTTTTTGACCTGGAGCAGCAGTTACAAAACAGGTCAAAAATGATCTGGAAAAACTTCCCAGAAATGATCCATGTGGCATCCAGTAGGCTCACTCTGTGAGTCTGTATCCATCTTACGATGGATAAAGTTTTGGAACCAGAACTTTATCCATGCCCAAACATGCATACAGAAATCTTAATTTCCACGTTCCAGCTTGGGAAAGTTAACTTTGTGTTCCGCACATACACGTGAAAGTACACATCTGAATTTGAAGTTGTGGACTTCTGTCCCTAGCCCAACTGTTCATCATGGCAGTGAAGTGCTAGGTTTTTTATGGcttgctctctttttctttcttttcattgtcAGTTCTGTGTTTCTTGTAAATATAAGTTGTCCTGTATTCAATTTGGAGCTAGATGGGGGAGCAGCATATTTGGGGCTAAATTCCTTTTACACAGATAGTCTTTTTTAAGACACATTTTGTAAGGATTTTGGTCAAAGGAACATCCCATTGCAAAATAGTCATCTTGCTTCTTGGAAATAGTTCTCCTTGTCTGTGGCTATCATGCGATAATTATGGTCCCTCTCTAAAACTGCTTCTCACctgctctctctctgctttctgagtTGGTCCTGATGAGGAAATGGGTAAAGAAGAACGGGATAAAGCTTTCGGGTCAACGAACGGTGTGgtattaaatacagaaagtgAAAGTAAAACTGAGCTCCccaaaagaaacatggaaaacaaagaattactcgtcttctccccctcccttcctgcctccagctggagctgaaatctgtttccttttcctagGCATTCGATTCAGTTTACTTCACGGGCTTTGTGGAGACCAACAAGACCTTTGTGATTGCTCGCCTTGCCAAACGCCCTCACGGGATCTGTGAGATGTGGCTCTTCCTGAGGGTGGATGGGATAGGAGAGTTTGAAGTAAGTGGTGGAGTGGGCTGACATTCAAGAGCAGTGCTTAACTCGCATCTTGAACCTGCGTTAGGAGCCCAGTCAAAAATTAATGTGCTCTGCATCTTCGCTACATTAATGTCCTAGCAGTAAAACATTGGTGCTGTGACTAAAGGCACTGATGTTACAAGTGATGCTTGGTCTTGTCTTCCTTCTTAAAGCCTGTCTCTGGAGTTCTCTTCCAGTGATAACAGCAGCACTCAGTGGCAGAAAAACAGGCCCTGCGCTCTGAATCTGCTTGGCTGTAAGTTTGACAGAGTCACTAGCATAAGGAGCTGGGCTTTTACAGTCACCTAGTCACCTCCCTTCACACAAGTAATTCAATTGTATCATTTGAAGCAATAACACGCTATCTGATAACTCTGGTGTTTTAGAtggaattttccttttccaatatGTGGCTACCAGAAAGCAGGCAGAACTGAAAAGCCAATTCAATCATATGTTCCTCCTGCAGAGGACTATCAGTGAGGAACTGACCAGTGTTGCATCCCCAGATAAGACTTacacaaatgttttcctgaaatgtctttttagCACCCACAACATCCAAACATGATGGTGAGTGACGAATCTGAAGAGATTTGGAGTGGAGGAGGGCTCACTATTGAGTACTTAGAGCTCCAAGCACGCTGGAAAATAAGCTTCGATGGATTACTTAGGTACTACAGCACTTTATCGTTTCATACACAGAAGACCAAGGCTTTTGGATCACTACCTGAAAATTTAATTAACCAACTTGAACCAAATGCTACTTGGTAACAATAGCACACGATGCTTGCTAAGTAATGAAAATACAGCTGGTAATATCTACAACCAGTGCTGGGTTGTAATAGAGGATTACTCTTCTACCTTAGCACACAATAACGCCATTCTTCTGCAGTGTCTCCTGTTGGTTCCATTATCAAATGTGTAAGGaacattttgctgtttgtttaggGATGTTACAAGTGCTTTGTCTTACAGAAAAGGTCCCTTCCGACAGCAGTGGAGTGAAGAAGAAGGAGAACTTGTACCAGTTAAATTCTCTCTTCAGTAAGAGCATTTCACTTTGATTTGGGATGTATAGGAGGTTTGTGGTTAGAGGTTTGGTTCTTCAGGAAATGAAACCAAACTGACTGCAAAGTGGTAACCTCACTATTTGTTATTTAGGAAGTTATCACACCAAAGACTTCAATGTctggtgtatttttatttggagaaaCTGCTTTAAAAGGATTTTGGAGCTTCTACAGAGTGCTATAATCTCAAAATACATTGCTGCTGGCATTGTTTCCTGCATTTTTCCTATTAATAGTAGAAATAAAGCCTGAACAATTAACAGTCGTGGAATGATTCTAGCATATATTTCCATAGGAGCTCTGCTCACACAACTAGGAAACAGACTAAGAGCTCCAAACCACGttcttttttcagaaatatttatttgtggttttgtttttcttttccacatagTTACTGTTTTCAAAGGGGCATGTGCACAAAGTAAACCCTTGCCTCTGCTTTCTTGTTCTGCCATCACTTCCCAGCAATGCAAATTCTACCTGGTTTATGGACTCTAGTTGCCTGATTAAAAATGATTTGCTGTCGAAGTAGCACAGCATTTCTGGCAGAGTGCTGCATTTGTACCTCTGAACAGACCACATGAGACAAAGCAGCATCCTTATCCTTTTGCTTGAAGCTCTGCCCCTTCAGCTTCCCTTCCTTGTTAATCTGTGGACCCTTGCTGTGCTTTTCTACAGGCCGTCATTTCCAttctctgtttcctttgaaaagtaataacatgacaaaaatgacaaaaatcagaaatttccTAACACAATAACATTCAGTGGTCACCGTGGTCAGAGTAGCAAGTGCCCAACTTGGCCTTGTGCGACCTGCAAGCTAATGATGCCTTTtggttttcccttctcttcctagCTGGGAGAACTTCACAGAAGTCTTCAACTTCAGTGTCGACAGTCACCCCAGCACATTTGCCCGTGCTTTTGCCCAGGAACCATGGACCATCGAGTTCTTCCAAAGGGTCAAAAAGTGAGAGGCAAGAGTAAGGTCTTCTGGGGTTAATAGTAATTATTCTACAGACCTCTTGAAGGTCTGGCCTGTGTTGTTACACGTAACAAGCATTTTGTACTATAACTGGGAAATGTGAAAGTGTTTGCTAATGTGTAGAATCTGGTGTAGCTGTGAGCCAGATGCTCTTGAAATCTCTCCTTTGTTTTGGGATGTTAATCCATCAGATCAGCACTGTGGCCTCCTTACCAGCAGCTTTATTAATTTTGCCTGTGTCGAttcactcttttctttcttctagacAAAGGGAACAACATTTCCGACATGAGCAGTGGGGCCAGTCTGTTGGAGAAATTGAAATAGAAAATCATGAGAAAACTGAACTTTCCCTCAAAGGCATTCGGAGCCACTCTTATggtaacagcagcagaaacaattCCCTTGCTCAGCAGCCTTTACTGCTGTTACTGCTAGGACAGTCAGGCTAAAAGATTGTCTTTAGAAATAGCTGGTTTCACAAAGGGCCATAAGTAAAGACATTTCACAGGAAAGTCCATTTTTCTGGCTAAATGTCATTTGTCAGCTGGGTCAGATGAACGTAGAGATTTGCGATGGAGGGAATTTGGTCCATTCAAGCCTCCTGAGCTTCTGCAAAGGCACTGACATGCTTCGagatactaaaatatttttggtgacATTTTCCTAGTTTTGTCCAATATATAAACCTGTTGTCAGTCTGACTTGGCATATTACTCTGCTCCCCTTTCAATTCTAGTGACCTTGAAttaagggaaaaagaggaacaaTTCCATTGCCATTTTGGGGATGTGTGTATGCTTAAACATGTTATCAGCTAGTGGAGGACTTCTTTATCCAAAGTTAATGTTAATTCAGTTATATTGCTTCATGTTTTCCAGCAATGGCAAACTTTAGGGTGGGTGACTTTGTTCATTGCAGGTGTCCGGAACTGGTCTGAGATTTACCGTTATGTTATGATTTTGGCACGTTTTGAGGTAGGTATTAACATGCCAATATGCTATTTAACCATGGCATTGGAGGTGTCTCTGAATGTATCAGTCATATTTGAGTATCTGGACATAATGCTTTGGGATCAACCACGGTGTGCGATCAGTAGTGCTAACCGGTGCTGTCATTAGCACGTATCAATGCTTCAAGCACCTCTCAAAAGCAGAGCCATGTGTGTAAAAACTGAGATTTTGCTACATGGTTTGAACCAACAATTATTTTGGCAATTTGAAACTCTTTgttttggctttaaaaataaataaataaataaaaataaataggcagCTTTACAGGACAGATTCTCTCCTGCTGCAGATACCCAGGGCTCAGTGGAGGTGATGCATTGCTGAGCCTGACATATTTGTAGGCATCTTAAGCCTTTATGACAACAGTCAGCAAATATTTctgcctgtgctcagctctaattccctgctttgctgttgtggctgtgctggagcGTTGTTGCTGGGAGCACAGCCTGGGGAAATTCTGAACCCTGTCAATATAAGCTGGCATGCAACCCGAGCAGATGCTTCTGAAAAGGCATTTCCTTCACCAGTGCAGGCGTAAAGAAGTCTAAACTCACTGTTAGAGGCAGCATTACAGGAGTTAAGAccaaaggcagaagaaaaattctttCCTGGGTATATGTTGGCCAAGAGAAAAACACACCTTGGAAAATCCCACATACAGTATCCCATAATCCAGTCACTGATGTGATTGACCGTATGCCTGTCTACCTTGTAATAAGACTCTGGATTTGTGCTGTGGTGTGCTTAATCAGTCATtaatctctcctttttctttatagttATTCAGGACTTAAGatggctgctgctcttcccctctTAATTAAAAGCTAGCTGACTGTTTGTTAAAAAGGAATTAATCACGGATTGAAGTTTGGAGTATGTGTACATTTATAACATGGCAGCATAGACTTAGACTTGCCTTTAAGCAGCTCAAACAGAGCATGGAGGGATTCAGACTCAAGGACGGAATAGAAATGAATAAAACCATGAGATTCcagcttcttcttctttaaCTTTTTTCCCTGCATACTGCTCTCAGGCATAGAATAGTAAGGTTAGAAGAGATGTCTGGTCAAAGCAGGGCCAATTTTGAGAGGCTGCCCAGCGGTTTTGAACACAGCTAGCTGAGATCTCTGCACGTATTGTTTCCCTCCTTTTATGTCTGCTTTCTGTGGACTTTTAATTGCATTACTGTCCTTAATTTGTCCATAATGTGTCTGGTTTATATTCCTGGACTTTCATTTGCAGCCAGATTTTCATGGAAGATGTACTGAGAAGATTTAAAAGTATCAAGTAATAGCACCCTGCGTAATCTGAGTTGTATCCAGTGTCTTCTTGGTCAAGCCAGCATATGATCCACACAAATcgggctgctttttctttattgctgtCTTTCAGGATGGGACTGCAGCGCATTTAACAGTTATAAATATGCCAGCTACCACGACTAAGTAAGTAACCAAGGAAGTTTACACAGATGAAAACATGCATCTCAAAGGTGACAGAAGTTGCTCTGCAAGATAACTTTATGCATTCTTGCTTTAAA
This region includes:
- the LOC116494092 gene encoding uncharacterized protein LOC116494092, yielding MNTHRSRKPSETGPKTLNQPLISRGTSGNGLNLHPQSRAAQSALSAGSEAGFGGGRSRRCPCGRGPAAAPSPAPSTPGRLQDLYPGSEAPIPAPGLPGPARDPPQAGPAMPVLLALLAAALLALLGALRAAGPGARVPLKRWALAGLLLFHGAWRHRVVAGGTEEPRRPRLIWPDPHAFDSVYFTGFVETNKTFVIARLAKRPHGICEMWLFLRVDGIGEFEHPQHPNMMVSDESEEIWSGGGLTIEYLELQARWKISFDGLLRKGPFRQQWSEEEGELVPVKFSLHWENFTEVFNFSVDSHPSTFARAFAQEPWTIEFFQRVKKQREQHFRHEQWGQSVGEIEIENHEKTELSLKGIRSHSYGVRNWSEIYRYVMILARFEDGTAAHLTVINMPATTTNLTVGYVFFPDGKKAGIEWSNASLAEMADDGIIRDEYGVSFTAGGKYFDVSARLDKQACPVVYNGLTGSGVFHECIADFQLNGLTQGWGLAEFYYRDEAAQLVPNLQLGSKANGPNLSSQHPWLLTVVVWRQFRGNF